A DNA window from Candidatus Sulfidibacterium hydrothermale contains the following coding sequences:
- a CDS encoding porin family protein, translated as MKKIFLLGFAIFLSFSLFAQSTFRNRLSFGVELGPSFSSVRDAGLSNSEGRTAVNGGIFAQYDISNTLKVSLGLNYDPRGFSTSYQSPYLILSDTGYIGYNSYYAYDMTYTIDYITLPLNLTYLSGGDKWRLLVEGGVYLSVAVTSRVKGFSGTYIDPDDLPYYGDSTLTSGYHMTHYDTSASDFFNPTDVGFHFAFGVIYHPTAQWAITFKPGFNFGVSAIVSNPDIDMKWDRILKINVGVIYKIHPFVKPKNEYILQ; from the coding sequence ATGAAGAAGATATTTTTACTTGGTTTTGCAATTTTTTTATCCTTTTCATTGTTTGCCCAAAGCACTTTTCGTAACCGGCTGAGCTTTGGTGTGGAACTGGGGCCTTCATTCAGCAGTGTACGCGATGCGGGATTGAGTAATTCCGAAGGCCGGACTGCTGTGAATGGTGGGATTTTTGCTCAATATGATATTTCAAATACTTTAAAAGTAAGTTTGGGGTTGAATTATGACCCGCGTGGTTTTTCCACGTCATACCAGTCGCCTTATTTAATTCTTTCGGATACCGGTTATATCGGATACAACAGTTATTATGCTTACGATATGACCTATACGATTGATTACATTACGCTTCCTTTGAATTTGACTTATTTAAGCGGCGGAGATAAATGGCGGTTGCTGGTAGAAGGCGGAGTTTATCTTTCTGTGGCGGTTACTTCGCGGGTTAAAGGTTTTAGCGGAACTTATATTGATCCGGATGATTTGCCTTATTATGGCGATTCCACTTTGACTTCCGGATATCACATGACCCATTATGATACCTCAGCCTCTGACTTTTTTAATCCTACCGATGTCGGTTTTCATTTTGCTTTTGGCGTGATTTACCATCCGACGGCCCAATGGGCGATTACTTTTAAACCCGGATTTAATTTTGGTGTATCAGCCATTGTTTCCAATCCGGATATTGATATGAAATGGGATCGAATTCTTAAAATAAATGTGGGAGTCATTTATAAAATTCATCCTTTTGTTAAACCGAAGAACGAATATATTTTACAATGA
- a CDS encoding redox-sensing transcriptional repressor Rex — MINHLPANTVERLSNYRRTLRLLLSEEKTHIHSHQLAHLLKINPAHVRRDLMLIGFSGDIHKGYNIAKLIESIGEAIDCVHVQKVAFVGVGDLGRAVADFFNNQQTKLKVAATFRIGQEPGIQYPDVKCYNISRMKEIMRRENIELCVLAVPNDFVPEISRIIVESGVKGILNFTSSRLKVPKEIYVEQYDMISKLEKLAYFTNKDSCPGGSSVS, encoded by the coding sequence ATGATAAATCATTTACCAGCCAATACCGTCGAACGTTTAAGTAATTATCGGCGTACTCTTCGTTTATTGTTAAGCGAAGAAAAAACCCACATTCATTCGCACCAATTGGCACATTTACTGAAAATCAATCCGGCTCATGTGCGTCGTGATTTGATGCTCATTGGCTTTTCCGGAGATATCCATAAAGGATACAATATCGCCAAATTGATTGAGAGTATTGGAGAAGCGATTGATTGCGTACATGTTCAGAAAGTGGCTTTTGTCGGTGTGGGTGACTTGGGACGTGCTGTGGCTGACTTTTTTAATAATCAACAAACCAAACTGAAAGTAGCCGCTACTTTCAGGATCGGTCAGGAACCGGGAATACAATATCCCGATGTAAAATGCTATAATATTTCTCGCATGAAAGAGATTATGCGTCGCGAGAATATTGAATTATGCGTTCTTGCGGTTCCCAATGATTTTGTTCCTGAAATTTCCCGGATTATAGTAGAATCCGGGGTAAAAGGAATCCTTAATTTCACTTCATCCCGGCTGAAAGTTCCCAAAGAAATTTATGTGGAACAGTATGATATGATCAGTAAGCTGGAAAAACTGGCCTATTTTACCAATAAAGATTCGTGTCCGGGAGGATCATCTGTTTCGTAA
- a CDS encoding M1 family metallopeptidase — protein MKKIFFILTTMVLSMVFLSVQAQSNQLIPIEVQKALANGTRSKTGAPGPNYWQNHARYQIQAELLAAQSRLKGTEKVVYFNNSPDTLKMLVIRLYQDFYKKGAARAWNIGASDLTNGVKIEYVKINGKTVKMPDTYFGYYMGTNRIIRLPHVLSPGDSLTLEAAWQFHIPEKERNRMGNYGKGRFFIAYWYPQISVYDDISGWDRIEFNGITEFYNDFNDYDIRITTPPGYAVWATGHLDNPKEVYAKPVLKRYEKVRKSDKIMAVISQKDWDKHNVLKGNGSHTWHFTADNVTDFSFAATRRYNWDASSVLVDSATGRRVRVDAIYPDSSNTFQRAAYYARKSVEFMSFRWPGYPYPYEHMTSFSNGTGRGGMETPMMADDGDPKDSVQTANLVFHEISHTYFPFFMGTNERKYAWMDEGWATWFTGMFSEQFSPKFPYFQGRARLFSRYSGREMEMPLMIPSNLICNFLYYRIQAYTRPGLAYQFLREALGDTLFKKALHTFMNRWHGKHPIPFDFFYTFESVTGENLMWFFKPWFFGPGYADQAVTGVLPDNRIEIKNRGGLPMPVRVVCTYADGSKDVFVRPVSVWKEGEKKLLIQADKAKTIRKVVLGDPRIPDVYPKNNIWKK, from the coding sequence ATGAAAAAGATTTTCTTTATTTTGACAACAATGGTGTTGTCAATGGTCTTTTTGTCTGTGCAGGCACAATCGAACCAGCTTATTCCCATTGAAGTACAAAAAGCTTTGGCTAACGGAACGCGTTCCAAAACAGGAGCGCCGGGGCCCAATTACTGGCAAAATCATGCCCGGTATCAAATACAGGCTGAGTTGTTGGCAGCGCAAAGCCGGCTAAAGGGAACGGAAAAAGTGGTCTATTTTAACAATAGCCCGGATACGCTTAAAATGTTGGTAATAAGGTTATATCAGGATTTTTATAAAAAAGGGGCCGCGCGTGCCTGGAATATTGGGGCTTCGGATCTGACCAACGGAGTAAAAATAGAGTACGTCAAAATTAACGGAAAAACGGTAAAAATGCCGGATACCTATTTTGGCTACTATATGGGAACCAACCGGATCATTCGTTTGCCTCATGTCTTGAGTCCGGGAGATTCACTAACGCTTGAAGCTGCCTGGCAGTTTCATATTCCGGAAAAAGAACGTAACCGGATGGGAAACTATGGAAAAGGCCGTTTTTTTATTGCCTACTGGTATCCGCAAATTAGTGTTTACGATGATATCAGTGGTTGGGATCGAATTGAGTTTAATGGAATTACTGAATTTTACAACGATTTTAACGATTACGATATTCGCATTACCACCCCTCCCGGATATGCCGTATGGGCTACCGGTCATCTGGATAATCCCAAAGAAGTTTATGCTAAACCGGTTTTAAAACGATACGAAAAAGTCCGGAAATCGGACAAGATCATGGCTGTGATTTCACAGAAAGACTGGGACAAGCACAATGTTTTAAAAGGCAACGGTTCTCATACATGGCACTTTACAGCTGATAATGTAACCGATTTTTCGTTTGCTGCCACCCGTCGCTACAACTGGGATGCTTCATCGGTTTTGGTGGATTCGGCCACCGGACGCCGGGTGCGTGTGGATGCCATTTATCCTGATTCGTCCAATACTTTTCAGCGGGCGGCTTATTATGCCCGCAAAAGTGTTGAATTTATGTCGTTTCGCTGGCCGGGATACCCTTATCCTTACGAACACATGACCTCATTCAGTAACGGTACCGGCCGGGGCGGTATGGAAACGCCCATGATGGCCGATGATGGCGATCCGAAAGATTCGGTACAAACAGCCAATTTGGTGTTTCATGAAATTTCGCATACTTATTTCCCGTTTTTTATGGGAACCAATGAACGAAAATATGCCTGGATGGATGAAGGATGGGCTACCTGGTTTACCGGAATGTTCAGTGAACAGTTTTCCCCTAAATTTCCTTATTTCCAAGGAAGAGCCCGGCTCTTTAGCCGTTACAGCGGGCGCGAAATGGAAATGCCGCTCATGATTCCGTCAAATCTTATCTGTAACTTTTTGTATTACCGTATTCAGGCATATACCAGACCCGGACTGGCTTATCAGTTTTTGCGCGAAGCCTTGGGCGATACGTTGTTTAAAAAGGCATTACATACTTTTATGAATCGCTGGCATGGAAAACATCCCATTCCGTTTGACTTTTTCTATACGTTTGAGTCGGTGACCGGAGAAAACCTGATGTGGTTTTTTAAACCCTGGTTTTTTGGCCCGGGTTATGCCGACCAAGCTGTAACAGGAGTTTTGCCGGATAACCGGATTGAGATTAAAAATAGGGGAGGCTTGCCCATGCCGGTTCGCGTGGTTTGTACTTATGCCGACGGATCCAAAGATGTTTTTGTCCGGCCGGTTTCGGTGTGGAAAGAGGGGGAAAAGAAGCTCCTGATTCAGGCGGATAAGGCCAAAACCATTCGAAAAGTGGTTTTGGGAGATCCTAGAATACCGGACGTCTATCCGAAAAACAATATCTGGAAGAAATAA
- a CDS encoding S8 family serine peptidase: MKKVFLFLLLLLFTVVTAFAQIAPNKYYIQFTDKKNSPYSIEHPEEFLTARALARRARFHIPIKENDLPVNPQYVDSVAETGVKILNTSRWLNGVTVYTTDTALIDSIRHFSFVESTLKFAPVRNQKNKKRNKFEIEKQLPATSYRVGIKSSDTLEKLYGSAWTQINQINGTFLHEKGFRGEGMVIAVLDAGYSSVPTQPLFDSLRNDQRILGTKDFVNPGGDVYPPHYHGRMVLSCMAADDPGIMVGTAPKASYWLLRSEDAYTENVIEEYNWVSAAEFADSVGADIINSSLGYIDFDDTTFSHPYSDMNGHTCISTIGAEIAASKGILVVNSAGNSGQNTSFPWMGAPADGDSVLTAGAVTATGIRASFSSIGPTYDGRIKPTLMAMGESDAVADAVDSVVRASGTSFSSPVLAGMCACLWEAHPDATNMQIIEALKKTASLADSPNNLMGWGIPDFAQADAYLTQLLGIPVLKTTGKNFKVWPNPFTDGFSLETPPDLTGDVTVMLFSLEGEKVFSRTFRSGQSQLLVSDPVLARLPHGVYLLKLTGTGTVSYGKVIKR; this comes from the coding sequence ATGAAAAAAGTATTTCTCTTTCTGTTGCTCTTATTGTTTACCGTTGTAACGGCTTTCGCCCAGATTGCTCCCAACAAATATTATATTCAGTTTACCGACAAGAAAAATTCGCCTTATTCGATAGAACATCCCGAAGAATTTTTGACGGCAAGGGCTTTGGCACGCAGGGCCAGGTTTCATATTCCCATCAAAGAAAACGACCTTCCTGTCAACCCGCAATATGTGGATTCGGTGGCCGAAACCGGAGTGAAAATACTGAATACCAGTCGCTGGCTTAACGGGGTTACGGTTTATACCACCGATACCGCGTTGATCGACAGTATACGTCATTTTTCTTTTGTGGAGAGTACGCTAAAATTTGCACCTGTCCGAAACCAAAAAAACAAGAAGAGAAATAAATTTGAAATAGAAAAGCAGCTCCCGGCAACATCTTATCGTGTGGGGATTAAAAGCTCGGATACTTTGGAAAAACTATATGGATCGGCGTGGACACAGATAAATCAGATTAACGGAACTTTTCTTCACGAAAAAGGGTTCCGGGGCGAAGGCATGGTGATTGCCGTGCTGGATGCCGGGTATAGCAGCGTTCCGACCCAACCGTTGTTTGACAGTTTACGAAATGACCAGCGGATTTTAGGGACTAAAGATTTTGTCAATCCGGGCGGCGATGTTTATCCGCCGCATTACCATGGCAGGATGGTGCTTTCGTGTATGGCCGCTGATGATCCCGGGATCATGGTTGGTACTGCGCCGAAAGCTTCGTATTGGCTTTTGCGTTCGGAAGATGCTTATACTGAAAACGTCATAGAAGAGTACAACTGGGTTTCGGCTGCCGAGTTTGCCGACAGCGTAGGGGCCGATATCATCAACAGTTCGCTGGGATACATTGATTTTGATGACACTACTTTTTCGCATCCTTATTCGGATATGAACGGACATACCTGCATTTCAACAATAGGTGCTGAAATTGCGGCCAGCAAAGGAATTCTGGTAGTTAACAGCGCCGGAAACAGCGGGCAGAACACCTCTTTTCCGTGGATGGGAGCTCCGGCTGACGGCGACAGTGTGCTTACGGCAGGAGCTGTAACGGCTACCGGAATAAGAGCCTCTTTCAGCTCTATCGGTCCCACTTATGACGGGCGAATCAAACCTACGTTGATGGCTATGGGAGAGAGTGATGCTGTGGCCGATGCTGTGGATTCTGTGGTCAGGGCCAGCGGAACATCTTTTTCTTCGCCGGTACTTGCCGGCATGTGTGCCTGCTTGTGGGAAGCACATCCGGATGCCACCAACATGCAAATTATCGAAGCCTTGAAAAAAACGGCTTCACTGGCTGACTCTCCCAATAACCTGATGGGCTGGGGCATTCCTGATTTTGCCCAAGCCGATGCGTATCTTACGCAGCTTCTTGGTATTCCTGTTCTGAAAACAACCGGAAAGAACTTTAAAGTTTGGCCCAATCCTTTCACGGATGGTTTTTCGTTGGAAACGCCGCCAGATCTTACCGGCGATGTAACCGTTATGCTCTTTTCGCTGGAAGGCGAAAAAGTCTTCTCAAGAACTTTTCGTAGCGGTCAATCTCAGTTGCTGGTATCTGATCCGGTACTGGCGCGTTTGCCGCACGGTGTTTATCTGCTGAAACTTACCGGAACCGGAACGGTGTCTTACGGCAAAGTAATAAAAAGATAA
- a CDS encoding Pycsar system effector family protein has protein sequence MKEITPDLVEQTKKYVSQLLKEKLTSGITFHTEEHARYVAEKAELIGRNSGLTDTEIYLVSICAWFHDAGYISGAENHEEASAALATGFLQSKDIPAEIITRVKNCILATHIPQTPKDELAQVLCDADMAHLAEHDYFERIEKMRQEWNSTSGHKINKRKFHKISVEFFQKHHYFTDYARRELQPLKEKNFQRIQDEIEKLELKKEKKMKKHHKKKTRSYSRGVESMFRNTARMQINLSSIADKKSNILISVNAIMISITMTVLVSRFEETPNIILPTLIFLFFSLVTIVFAILSTRPHVSSGTFDKNEIKQKKVNLLFFGNFYNMELEDYEWAIGELMKNDNLLYSTMILDQYSLGKVLAKKYKLLRVAYNVFMFGIIISALFFVFAFINI, from the coding sequence ATGAAAGAAATAACCCCTGATTTGGTCGAACAAACAAAAAAGTATGTGAGCCAGTTGTTAAAAGAAAAATTAACGTCCGGCATCACTTTTCATACAGAAGAACATGCCCGGTATGTGGCTGAAAAGGCCGAATTGATTGGCAGAAACAGCGGACTGACCGATACGGAAATTTATCTCGTCAGCATTTGTGCCTGGTTTCACGATGCTGGCTATATTTCAGGAGCTGAAAACCACGAGGAAGCCAGTGCCGCACTGGCAACCGGATTTTTACAATCAAAAGATATTCCGGCAGAAATCATCACCCGGGTAAAAAATTGTATTCTGGCGACCCATATTCCGCAAACGCCGAAAGATGAACTGGCTCAGGTGCTTTGTGATGCAGACATGGCCCATCTTGCCGAACACGACTATTTCGAACGAATTGAAAAAATGCGGCAGGAATGGAACAGCACTTCCGGCCATAAAATCAACAAACGAAAATTTCATAAAATATCAGTGGAATTCTTTCAAAAACACCATTATTTTACCGATTATGCTCGCCGGGAGCTTCAACCCCTGAAAGAAAAGAATTTTCAACGGATACAAGATGAAATCGAAAAACTTGAATTAAAAAAAGAGAAAAAAATGAAAAAACACCATAAGAAGAAAACCAGGAGTTACTCAAGAGGCGTGGAATCCATGTTTCGCAATACAGCCCGTATGCAAATCAATCTGAGTTCCATTGCCGACAAAAAGTCCAACATCCTGATTTCCGTCAATGCCATCATGATATCCATTACCATGACCGTATTGGTTTCGCGTTTTGAAGAAACCCCAAACATTATTCTACCAACACTTATCTTTTTGTTTTTCAGTTTGGTAACAATTGTATTCGCCATCCTTTCCACCCGTCCGCATGTTTCATCGGGCACATTTGACAAAAACGAAATCAAACAGAAGAAAGTGAACCTCTTGTTTTTCGGAAACTTCTACAACATGGAACTGGAAGATTACGAGTGGGCCATCGGCGAACTGATGAAAAACGACAACCTGCTCTATTCCACCATGATTTTAGACCAGTATTCGCTGGGAAAAGTGCTGGCCAAAAAATACAAGCTGCTGCGCGTAGCTTACAACGTGTTTATGTTCGGCATCATCATCTCGGCCCTTTTCTTCGTTTTTGCCTTTATTAATATCTGA
- a CDS encoding BamA/TamA family outer membrane protein, which produces MKITLKYKLFLLTVFLTFSLTVRPQRIFYAPRVANWKTTFKEDTSRLLYTVFLIGDLKNYAIGVQTRKLLRHYMDKAGKNSTVVVLGDIDYPFGLPDSTDKGYPAAKRNLTEILHTFDHYPGKVYFIPGNHDWAQGRKQGWESVKNEERFIEKSLHRGNVFLPDGGCPGPVEVALTPDITLVIFDSQWWFQQNAKPGKNGECGFTDKGEIFLQIEDALKRNQDKKVIFVAHHPLYSVGEHGGYFPAYDLLFPLLDFYSWAYIPLPGFIYVGYRKYLGDIQDFAHPVYKEFRKTMLSIFKRYPDVIYAAGHEHNLEYISKDSLFHIISGAGGKATYIARKPKKADFACQCSGFNQLSFYANGDVVMKIIRVDSSHAGGKLVFAKKLFTKPVFHPQKADTSKTVFRFPDSIRVRITNEYEVGKCQRFMMGDNYRNIWDAKVTLPVFNISKEKGGLTIIKRGGGMQTRSVRLKDKNGHQYVLRSVNKYVDKALPEYFRNTLLAKPVQDAISASHPFAAVTLPPMAHAIGVMHTHPKIFWVPDDPNLGVYRDELANGAYLFEERPAGNWQNLASFGFSKNIVSTAKVVKKTEKDHHHFVDQPSVVKARLFDMLINDWDRHDDQWRWASFKNDDKTTYRPIPRDRDQAYFSGSGVIFWLARRKWLMPKFQNFEDTIKNIAGLNYNARYFDRSFLTQLSLNDWLNAAHFIQKNLTDSVIRQGLLKMPKNIYDSTGTEIENKLKARRNDLDRYAREYYRILAKDVDVTGTNKREFFDVKRENNGNTEVSVFAMSRKKGKIKNLLYHRQFNYDETKEIRLYGLGGKDLFKVTGTGDKGIKIRIIGGKGNDSIIDRSSVKGLGKKTIVYDRKDKHNFIQKGPETRLQLSKNKSVNTYNRRQFKYDKTMPLLWAGYNIDDGVFLGGGVKMNHYNFRDSTIQKIEGRIAFQTGAFAIKYQGLFTAVSRSFDLYINADLSFPRSVDNYFGLGNETVKKTDDKKYYRVRYKYARINPMLRHVVSPKIYYGFGLFYQHFTVTDTAGRFIGSLYPQTLDSAAYSGHNYVGINALFNIDTRDNRILPQSGIYWKTEMRGYYSLESTGNNFIKTTSDLRFYVSFRKDPRVVFALRVGGAVNWGDYDFYYANFLGGKTNLRGFRSNRFAGDYSFYQNTDIRFKITNINTYILNGEFGIVLFNDVGRVWVNNESSKKWHDGYGAGLWLIPFKLSALTLNYNRSAEDSFITFSFNYLF; this is translated from the coding sequence ATGAAAATAACACTAAAATACAAACTCTTTTTGCTGACGGTTTTTTTAACTTTCAGCCTGACAGTCAGACCGCAGCGAATTTTTTATGCCCCGAGGGTGGCAAATTGGAAAACCACTTTCAAAGAAGATACTTCCAGGCTGTTATATACGGTTTTCCTGATCGGCGACCTGAAAAATTATGCTATCGGCGTACAAACCCGGAAACTGCTTCGGCATTACATGGACAAAGCCGGAAAAAACAGTACCGTCGTTGTTTTGGGCGATATTGATTATCCGTTTGGCCTTCCTGATTCTACCGACAAAGGTTATCCGGCCGCCAAAAGAAACCTGACCGAAATCTTACACACCTTCGACCATTATCCGGGTAAAGTATATTTCATTCCGGGAAACCACGACTGGGCCCAGGGCAGAAAACAAGGCTGGGAATCGGTAAAAAACGAAGAACGGTTTATTGAGAAATCCTTACACCGCGGCAATGTCTTTTTGCCTGACGGCGGATGTCCCGGACCGGTAGAAGTAGCGCTTACCCCCGATATTACGCTTGTCATTTTTGATTCGCAATGGTGGTTTCAGCAAAACGCCAAGCCCGGAAAAAACGGAGAATGCGGATTTACGGACAAAGGGGAAATTTTCCTGCAAATTGAAGATGCCCTGAAACGAAATCAAGACAAAAAAGTAATTTTCGTGGCACATCATCCCTTGTACAGTGTGGGCGAACACGGTGGATATTTTCCGGCATACGACCTGTTGTTCCCGTTACTGGATTTTTATTCCTGGGCTTACATTCCGTTGCCGGGATTTATTTATGTCGGCTACCGGAAATATTTGGGCGACATTCAGGATTTTGCCCATCCCGTTTACAAAGAATTCCGCAAAACAATGCTTTCCATCTTCAAAAGATATCCCGATGTTATTTATGCTGCCGGTCACGAACACAACCTGGAATATATCAGTAAAGACAGCCTGTTTCATATCATCAGCGGTGCCGGTGGAAAGGCTACCTATATTGCCCGAAAACCCAAGAAAGCCGATTTTGCCTGTCAGTGTAGCGGATTCAACCAGCTTTCTTTTTATGCCAACGGCGATGTCGTGATGAAAATCATTCGTGTGGACAGCAGCCATGCCGGCGGAAAGCTTGTTTTTGCAAAAAAGCTTTTTACAAAACCGGTATTTCATCCGCAAAAAGCCGATACGTCCAAAACCGTTTTTCGCTTTCCCGACAGTATTCGGGTGCGCATTACCAATGAGTACGAAGTCGGAAAATGTCAGCGGTTTATGATGGGCGACAATTATCGCAACATCTGGGATGCCAAAGTAACACTGCCGGTATTTAACATCAGCAAAGAAAAAGGCGGCCTGACCATTATCAAAAGAGGCGGCGGCATGCAAACCCGTTCGGTACGGTTAAAAGACAAAAACGGGCACCAATATGTTTTGCGGTCAGTAAACAAATATGTGGATAAAGCGCTGCCCGAATATTTTCGGAACACACTGCTCGCCAAACCGGTTCAGGATGCTATTTCCGCTTCGCATCCTTTTGCCGCCGTTACCCTTCCGCCTATGGCCCATGCCATTGGCGTGATGCACACGCATCCGAAGATTTTCTGGGTACCCGACGATCCGAATCTTGGCGTCTATCGGGACGAACTCGCCAACGGCGCTTATCTCTTCGAAGAACGTCCTGCCGGAAACTGGCAAAACCTGGCCAGCTTCGGTTTTTCGAAAAACATTGTGAGCACGGCGAAAGTGGTAAAAAAAACCGAAAAAGACCACCATCATTTCGTGGATCAGCCTTCGGTGGTAAAAGCCCGCTTGTTTGACATGCTGATAAACGACTGGGACCGGCACGACGACCAATGGCGGTGGGCTTCTTTTAAAAACGATGACAAAACCACCTATCGTCCTATTCCGCGCGATCGCGACCAGGCTTATTTTTCCGGTAGCGGGGTTATTTTTTGGCTCGCCCGGCGTAAATGGCTGATGCCGAAATTTCAGAATTTTGAAGATACCATAAAAAATATTGCCGGGCTGAATTATAATGCCCGTTATTTCGACCGCTCGTTTTTAACCCAACTCTCTTTGAACGACTGGCTGAACGCAGCCCATTTTATTCAAAAAAACCTCACTGATTCGGTAATCCGGCAGGGATTGTTAAAAATGCCGAAAAACATTTACGATTCAACCGGAACCGAAATCGAAAACAAGCTGAAAGCCCGAAGAAACGATCTTGACCGCTATGCCCGGGAATATTACCGGATTCTTGCCAAAGATGTGGATGTTACAGGTACCAATAAAAGAGAGTTTTTTGATGTAAAACGAGAAAACAACGGAAATACCGAAGTGTCGGTCTTTGCCATGAGCCGCAAAAAGGGAAAAATTAAAAACCTTCTCTATCACCGGCAATTCAATTATGACGAAACCAAAGAAATCAGGTTATACGGACTCGGCGGAAAAGACCTGTTCAAAGTAACCGGAACCGGAGATAAAGGAATCAAAATCAGAATTATCGGTGGAAAAGGAAACGACTCGATTATCGACCGGTCCAGCGTAAAAGGGCTGGGAAAGAAAACCATCGTATATGACAGAAAAGACAAACATAATTTCATACAAAAAGGCCCGGAAACACGCCTGCAACTCTCAAAAAACAAATCAGTCAACACCTACAACCGCCGGCAATTTAAATATGACAAAACCATGCCGTTGCTGTGGGCCGGATACAATATCGACGATGGTGTTTTTCTGGGTGGCGGCGTAAAAATGAATCATTATAATTTCAGGGATTCGACCATTCAGAAAATTGAAGGCAGAATCGCTTTCCAAACCGGCGCTTTTGCCATTAAATATCAGGGACTGTTTACGGCTGTTTCACGATCTTTTGATTTGTACATCAATGCTGATCTCAGTTTCCCGCGAAGCGTGGATAACTATTTCGGCCTGGGAAACGAAACGGTTAAAAAAACCGATGATAAAAAATATTACCGGGTCAGATACAAGTATGCCCGGATCAATCCGATGCTCAGGCATGTGGTCAGTCCCAAAATTTACTATGGTTTCGGATTGTTTTATCAACATTTTACGGTTACCGATACAGCCGGCCGGTTTATCGGCAGCCTTTATCCCCAAACGTTGGATTCTGCTGCCTATTCAGGGCATAATTATGTCGGGATCAATGCCCTGTTCAATATCGACACGCGCGACAACCGGATTTTACCCCAAAGCGGCATTTACTGGAAAACGGAAATGCGGGGATATTACAGCCTGGAAAGCACCGGAAACAACTTTATTAAAACCACTTCCGATTTAAGGTTTTATGTGAGTTTCCGGAAAGATCCGCGGGTGGTTTTTGCCCTGCGTGTCGGTGGCGCCGTAAACTGGGGGGATTATGATTTTTATTACGCCAATTTTCTCGGCGGAAAAACAAACCTGCGCGGGTTCAGAAGCAACCGGTTTGCCGGCGATTATTCCTTTTACCAAAATACGGATATCCGGTTTAAAATCACCAATATCAACACGTATATCTTAAACGGAGAGTTTGGCATTGTGCTGTTTAACGATGTGGGAAGAGTGTGGGTGAACAACGAATCTTCCAAGAAATGGCATGACGGCTACGGCGCCGGGTTATGGCTAATTCCATTCAAACTCAGCGCATTAACTTTAAACTACAACCGTTCTGCAGAAGACAGTTTTATTACTTTTTCATTTAACTATTTGTTTTAA
- a CDS encoding SdiA-regulated domain-containing protein: protein MNGKLTIWILALLSVPFSVFAQENGSDILFVRNKSASYPYQLAHPDKRWKLPEKLKEISGLSLISRHKLACVQDEKGIIYVFNTKKGEVVKQIKFGEKGDYEGIEIVGNDAWVLKSNGTLYEVKDFLKKKNPKVVKYNTILSGRNNAEGLGYDTVHRQLLIACKGYPFPEGDEIENLNPACFKAVYRFPLATKKLDKTPALLIALDTIKQYKGYNTLTRAGIALLAFLDASEGDVSFKPSAIAIEPGTGNYYILASSGNALAVFSADGVLLSLATLRSKVHIQPEGICFGPGGTLYIANEGKDSKGKIYRFNRRY, encoded by the coding sequence ATGAACGGTAAACTGACCATCTGGATATTGGCGCTGTTGTCCGTCCCTTTTTCTGTTTTTGCGCAGGAAAACGGAAGTGATATTTTATTTGTCAGAAACAAATCGGCATCGTATCCTTACCAGCTGGCTCATCCTGACAAACGGTGGAAATTGCCGGAAAAATTAAAGGAAATTTCCGGGTTGAGCCTTATCAGTCGCCATAAACTGGCCTGCGTACAGGACGAAAAAGGAATTATCTATGTTTTTAACACGAAAAAAGGCGAAGTCGTAAAACAAATTAAGTTTGGCGAAAAAGGCGATTACGAAGGCATTGAAATTGTTGGGAATGATGCGTGGGTACTGAAAAGTAACGGAACGCTGTACGAAGTCAAAGATTTTTTAAAGAAAAAGAATCCGAAGGTGGTCAAATACAACACCATTTTATCGGGCAGAAACAATGCCGAAGGACTGGGATACGACACCGTTCACCGGCAACTTTTAATTGCCTGCAAAGGATATCCTTTTCCTGAAGGTGATGAAATAGAAAACCTGAATCCGGCCTGTTTTAAGGCGGTTTACCGGTTTCCGCTGGCAACAAAAAAGCTGGATAAAACCCCGGCTCTGCTCATCGCGCTGGATACCATAAAACAGTACAAAGGCTACAATACGTTAACCCGTGCCGGTATCGCATTGCTGGCTTTTTTGGATGCGTCGGAAGGTGATGTTTCTTTTAAACCATCAGCAATAGCTATAGAACCGGGTACCGGAAATTATTATATTTTGGCATCGTCGGGAAATGCGCTGGCTGTATTTTCTGCCGACGGCGTTTTGCTTAGCCTGGCGACGCTTCGGTCAAAAGTTCATATCCAGCCCGAAGGAATTTGCTTTGGCCCCGGCGGAACACTGTACATTGCCAACGAAGGAAAAGACAGTAAAGGAAAAATTTACCGTTTTAACCGGAGATACTAA